Part of the Deinococcus reticulitermitis genome is shown below.
CGACCTCGTGCCGCTCGTTCTCGCGGCGGGCTTCCTGATTCCTTTCGCCGAGGAGGTCGCCTTCCGTGGCCTGATGATGCGCGGCCACGAGCGGGCCGCGGGCTTCGGGGTGGCGGCGCTGGCGACCACGGCCGCTTTCTTGCTCGCGCACGGCGCTCCGGCGAGCGTGGTGGGCCTGTTACCGCTCGCCTACGCCCTGGCACGGGTCACCCAGCACAGTGGCAGCCTCTGGAACGCCGTGATCGTCCACGCCCTGAACAACGCGCTCGCGGTGGGGGTCGGCATCTTCGCGCAGGACCGGCTGAGCGCCGCCGGCCCCGAGGCCACCGACCTGCTGCGGGACGGGGCGCTGCGGCTGCCGCTGGGGCTCGGGGCGCTGCTGTTTGGCCTCACCGTGCTCGTCGTGCTGCACCTGTGGCTGACGCCGCGTCCCGACCCCGCCGAGCGCTCGGCGCCGGGGCCGTGGCTCAGCCTCGCCTACGTGGTGGTGCTCGGTTTCGGACTCAGTGCGGCGCTGCTCTCGCTTGATCCGGTCCAAGACGCGCTGACGCAGCTTCAGGGCGCGCTGCGCTAACCCGGGTTCCCCGCGCTAGCGTAGACCCCCGATGGCCCGCTCCCGTTCCCAGCCGCTGCCCCCGGCGCCTCCCCCGCCGCCCCCGCTCGCCGCCGAGCTTCTGAGTCGGCCCGCCGCCTTCGGGGCCGAGGTGGTCCGCAGCGGCGCCCCGGCGTGGCACTACTGGCCCGCTGTTCTCGTCTCCGGGTTGCTCGCGGGGCTCTGTTACGCGCTGCTGCTGCGTCCGGGGATCAACCTCGCGGCGCAGACGGCGGCAGGTCCGGCCGGGCTTCCCCCGGTGCTCACCCATGTGACCAACGGTCTGGGCAGCCTCTTCCTGACGGCGGTGGGCTTCGGGGTGCTGTGGGGGCTGGGCCGGCTCGGCGCGGGGCCGGGAAGGGAGCCGGGGGGCGCGCGGGCCGCGCAGATCTTCGGGGCGAGTTTCGCGCTGTTCGTGCCGCTCTATCTGCTGGTGCTGGCGCTGATTGTCCTGACCCCCGCCCCGGCCTGGGTGCCGGACGCGGCGGCGGTGAGGCAGGCGGGGGGCGACCTGCTCGCCTTGCAGCGGGCGGCGACGGTGAGCGCCGCGCAGACCCCCGCCGCGCTCGCCCTGATTCTGGTCAGCCTGCTTGGTACGGCGGCGCAGTGTGCCCTCGCCTTCCCGGCGCTGCGGGCCGCCGGGGGCCGCGCCGCGCCCGGGGCGCTGCTGCCCCTGTTGCCGGCGCTCGGGGTGCAGCTGCTGGGCCTGCTTCCTCTGCTGCTCGCCCGCTGGGGAGGGTAGCGGCGCAGGCCGGCCCGCGAAGATGGGAGAGGCATGGGCAGGGCATGAGGCGGTAAACTGCGCTCCGAGTCATGGTTCCTTCCCTCCCCGTCATCTTCGTGGTTTCGGCAGATCCCGCAGTGGCCGCCGCCTTGCGCGCGCAGCTGCCGGAGGCGGACGTCGTGCACCTGAGGGGCGGCGACGAACTGCTGCGCGAGGCCCACGCCCAGCTGCCGCAGGTGGTGCTTCTCTACGAGAAGACGCTGGGCCCGCCGCTGGCCGAGGTGCTCGGCATCCTGCGTCAGCGCGCCGAGCTCGCCGCGACCCGCTGGCTGGCGGTGGGGAGCGTGGGCCTGGGTGAACTGCTGCTGGCCGGGGCCGACGCCCTGCTCGGCAGCGCCACGCCCCCGGCGGCGCTGGCCGCACAGGTCCGCACCCTGTTGAGGCGTGCCCAGCAGCACCTGCAACTCGGCGAGCGCCTCGGGGCCCTGCAGGGGCGCATGGACAACTGGGAGCATGAGGAGCGGGTGCGCGACCAGCTCGTGCACATGCTGGTTCATGACCTCAAGAACCCCATCGCGGCGGTGATGGGCCTGCTTCAGCTTGTGGAGGACGACCCCTCGCTCTCGGGCGAGTCGCGCGAGCTGCTGCGGCTGTGCCGTGACGAGTCGCAACACCTGCTGCACCTCACCGTCAACATGCTCGACGTCCGCAAGATCCAGGCCGGCAAGATGAACCTCCGGCGCGAGCTGATGTTCAGCCCGATGTTCGAGGAACTGATCACGCTTGCCTGCGGGGACGTGGGCAGCGGCCTGCGCGAACGCCGCGTCGAGGTCGAGGTCGAGCGTGACCTCAGCCCGGTAAGCGCCGACCCCGAACTTCTGAGGCGGGTGATCGCCAACCTCGTGAGCAACGCCCTGAAGCACACGATGGGTGGCGGCCTCGTGCGCCTGGAGGTCGGTGCCGAGCCCGCGGGGATTCGGGTCAGCGTCAAGGACGACGGTGAGGGCATCCCCCCCGAGGACATCCCCAACCTCTTCGCCGCCTTCGAGCAGTCGCGCCTGACGCTGCATGGCCGCTTCGACACGGGCATGGGGCTCGCCTTTTGCAAGATGGCGGTCGAGGGCCACGGTGGGCAGATCTGGCTCGATTCGGTGCGCGGCGAGGGCGCCGAGTTCCACTTCACCCTGCCCTACGCCCAGAACGCCGACGAGGACGACGATTTCGCCGAGCTGCTGAGCTGAGCCGCGCGCCCCGGAACCCTCGCGGACCGGGGCGCGGCTGGGTTCAGTTCTGCACGTCGGGGTGGATGCCGAAGTCTGAAGCGATCAGTCGGGCCGTCATCTTCGCGGACATCATCACCGATGGCGTGCCGCCCCCCGGCTGCGCGCCCGCGCCGACGAGGTAGAGGTTCTTCACGTCCTCGCTGCGGTTGTGGGGCCGGAAGTAGGCGCTCTGCACCAGCATCGGCTCGGGGCCGAACGCGTTGCCGAGGTAACTGTCGAGCGTCTGCTCGAAGTAGTTCGGATCGATGTATTCCAGATGCGTCAGGCGCTCGCGCAGACGCGGAATCATCCCGCGCGCCTCGATGTCGGCGAAGGCCCGGTCCACGAGTCTGGGGCCTTCCACCGCCCAGTCGAGGCCGCTCGCGTTGTGCGGCACCGGAACGAGCGTATAAGCGGCGTGGTGCCCGGCCGGCGCGAGCGTGGGGTCGGTCAGCGTGGGGACATGGAGGTACTGGCTGAAGTCCTCACCAAGCACCTTCTTCCCGAAGATCTCGCCCAGCAGCCCCTCGTAGCGCGGGCCGAGCAGGATGTTGTGGTGCTTGAGCGGCAGCGGCCCCCCGTCATCCTTGAAGCCGAAATAGATCACGAGCAGGCTCATGCTCTGGCGCGCCGCCCGCACGCGCGGGTCGGAGTTCACCACCCGCGCCGCCGCCGGCACACGTTTGAGATAGGTGTTGGCCCAGTCGCCGTTGCTGACCACGATATCGGCCGTCAGTTCCTCCCCCCCGTCCAGCCGTACCCCGCGGGCCACCCGGCCTCCGCGCCCGGGAAAGCGCACCGGCCCCCCGCGCCGGTCCGTGACCAGGATCTCGTCGACGCCGGCCCCGTAGCGCATCACCCCACCGAGTTCCTCGAACTTGCGCACGAAGGCGCGCACGAGGGCGCCGGTGCCGCCCATCGCGTAGTGGATGCCCCAGGTCTTCTCGACGAAATGGATCATCGCGTAGATCGCGGGCACGCTCAGCGGGTTGCCACCGACGAGCAGTGTCTCGAAGGAAAAGACCTGACGCATCTTGTCCGACTGGAAATACTTGGACGTGAACGAGAACAGCGTGCGGACCGCGTCGAGCCGCAGCAGATCCGGCACGACTTTCATCATCGTCCCCACGTCCCCGAAATGCGTGTAGCCGAGTTCCAGAAAGCCCCGCCGGAAAATCGCCTCGGCGTCGGCGTGGAAGCGCTCATACCCCGCGAGGTCTTCGGGCGCGAGGTCGGCGATCTGGCGCCGGGTGCTCTCGGGGTCACCGTCGTAGTCGAAAAAGGTACCGTCGTGAAAGGCGATCCGGTAAAACGGCAGGATCGGCACCAGCGTGACGTACTCGCTCGTGCGCGGCCCGCCACTCACGCCTTCTTTGACCCGCTCGCCGCTCAAGGTTTCAGGCGGGTAGTCGGGCGCGTTGAGGTGGGCGTGGCCGCGTTCCAGAGCGAACAGTTCCTCGATAAAGTGCGGCACCGTGAGCACGGTCGGCCCCATATCGAACACGTAGCCGTCCGGGGTGCGCTTCTGGTACGCCCGCCCGCCGGGGCCGTCCAGGCGCTCGACGATGGTGGTCTCGAACCCCAGGCTTTGCAGCCGGATGCCGAGGCTCAGCCCGCCGATGCCGGCACCGACGATGATCGCCCGCTTGCGGGTCAGGGATGGAAGGGGAAGGTCAGCGCGCGGAGCAGGAAGGGTCGTCATAACAGAGCATCAGCCTCTTGAAAGGAGAAAGAATGGCGCGGCAGGAGAGCGAGTACGGGGAAGGGCCGCCCGCTTCAGCAGGCGACCGGCCTCGCCCCAGCCGCACTCAGGTGGCCGGACCTGCCGCGCCGCGCAGTTCCCACCACACCTGCGGGAGCAGCATCAACTTGCGCCGCCCGCTCACGAAGGCCCGGCGGTTGAAGTTGTCGTAGTCCGAGCGCTCCAGGTCGTCGAGGATGCCCTCGTAGGCGCGGGCGGCAGTCAGCACCGCGATCCGGGCGCGGCCCTGCAAACAGGGAATCCCGGTGCGGCCCTCGGCATACCACTCCCGCGCGAGCCCCGCGAGGTGACGCATCAGCGCGCGGTACTCGGAGGTCACGACGCCGCGCTCGAGGACCGCGCGGCTCAGGCCGTACTCGTCCAGCAGTGTCTCGGGCAGGTAGACCCGGCCGCGCGCGAGGTCCTCGCCCACGTCACGCAGGATGTTGGTGAGCTGCATCGCCTGCCCGAGCCGCAGCGCGTGTCCGAGCGTGGCGTCGCCGCCCTGATAGCCGCTGATCGGCGCGATCATGAACCCCACCACGCCCGCCACCCGGCGGCAGTACAGGGTCAGGTCGTCCATGTCGCGGTAGCGCTCGCCGCGCAGGTCCATCTGAAGGCCCTCGTGCAACTCGGCGAAGGCCGCGAGCGGAATGGAGTACTCGCTCGCGGCCCACGCCAGGGCCTGACTGACCGGATCGCTGTGCGGCTGACCGCCGAAAGCCCCCTGCACCCTCGCCCACCACTCGGCCAGGTGGCGCTCGGTTTCCGGGCCGGCTCCCTCGTCGGCGATGTCATCGCCCGTGCGGCAGGCGGCGTAGACCGCCCACACCGCCTCGCGCTGCCGGGGGGGAAACAGGCGGGACCCGAGATAAAACGTCTTGCTGTGCGAGCGCGTGATTTCGCGGCAATGCTCTGCCGCCGCACTGGGCAGGGGCAGGCCCTGGCCGGAGCCAGCGTGCGCAAAGGGAGACAGGTCAGTCATGGCACAGGGTCCTCACCGCAGTGTAAGGGGGAGCCGGGGGGGGCTCATCTTCAGGTCAGGTCATAAAGCGTCACGTGCCCTACAGTTGACCTCAGAATCAGCGCGAGGGAGCGTGTGGCGTGGCACCTTTTTCCGCTTCCCCAACGTAGCGCTCGAATTGAACGCTCCCGAAGCGGGCTCCCGCCGCACGCCGCAGCCCCGGCAACTGGCGCTCCACCCACGCCGGGTCGGGAAATGTGAGGCCACCGAGCCGCGCGAGCCTCTCCTGCGCCGGGGTGCCGGTGCGCGCCGCGTACATCAGCCACAGCGTCCCGCCGGGGCGCAGCAGCCGGGCAAGCTCGCGCAGCAGCCGCGCGGGGTCGCGGGTCTCGTTCAGGGTGGCCCCGACCGTGACGCCGTCAAAGCTCGCGCTCGGCAGGCCACTGAATTCCAGATTCAGCTCGGCCCACTCGATCTGGGGCGCGGGCTCTCTCTTGCGGGCCACCGCGAGCATCGCCGGGCTGAGGTCGGCGGCGAGCACCTGCGCCCCCGCACGGGCCAGCACCCCGGCATAAAAGCCTGCGCTCGTGCCGGCGTCGAGCCACCGCTCGCCGGGTTGTGGGCGGCATAGGCCCAGGAACAGCGCCGCTTCACGCCCGAGCGCCAGTTCCTCTCCGCTGAGCACCGTCAGTGACCGTGCGCGCCAGAGGGCGTATCCGGCGGCGACCGGCGGCCAGAAGTTGCTGCGCTGGGCCGGGGTGAGGCGGGCTCGGGATGAATTGACTCTTTCTTGGGGCTGAGCGCTAAGGGGCATCCGCTTCATTATGCTGGGCGGGGAAGTTCCCCTCTACGGGAAAGAAGTCTGGAGGAAGCATGGAAGAACGCAAGAGTATGGGGAGCGCACTGGTCGACGTGTTCGACGCGGGAGTGGTCCTGGTCAAGTCCGAGATTGGCGCCGTTGCCAAGAAGGTCGGTGAAGTGGCCAAGGCCAAGGGCATCGGGGTGGTGCTGCTCATCGCCGCGGCCGGCCCGCTGATCCTGGGGCTGATTTTCCTGATCCTGGCGATTTTCTACGGTCTGATTCGCCTCGGCCTGGGGGCGTGGGTCGCCGCGCTGATCATCGCGCTGGTGAGCCTCGCCGTGACCGCTGGTCTGGCGATGATGGGCCTCAAGAAGCTCGGGCAGGAAGTGGACACCGGCCTGCCCAAGCGGAGGGTGGACATGAGCGAGATCGAAGGCAAGTCGAGTCAGGTGGCCGTCGACGGCAAGCTTGACCCCACGAAGAGCGGGGTGCCGGCGAGCTCGCTGCGTTTCCCGGTGCCGGCCGGGGCCGGGGCGGGCGTCAGTGTGCCGGCGGGTGCGGCGGCGGCCACGGCCTCCGGGTCCGCCGACGGCTACGCCAAGGTGCGGGTCGAGGACGGCAGTACCACGGTGCCGGTGTACGAGAGTGATCCCGATGGCCGCGCGCACATGTACGGTGACCGGCTCAACGAGAGGCTCGAGGGAGACTCCTCACACGGTGGGTCGCACGGCGCCGCGGTCCGGAGCACGGCGGGCGGCATTCCGGTCAGCACCACTCCGACGTTCCGCGAGGACATGCGCCGTGAAGGCCTCGATGTGGACGACGTGCCCCGTGGGAGCAGCTGAAGATGGCGAGCGACAAGAACAAATCCAGTGAAGCCCTCGTCGTACGGGCGCAGGTGCCCAGCGACGCCGTGACGGTGGAGCGGAGCCCCGCCCCGGGTCAGGACATCCGCTACCTCACCGAGCAGGAAGAGGCCCGCGAGCGCCTGCGCGCCAGCGTGGACCGCCTCACCCAGCAGGCGAGCTTGCAGGTCCAGATGCAAAAAGAGCCGTTGAAGATGATCGGCGGCGCCTCGGCGGTGGGGGCCTTGGTGGGGCTCGTCGTGGGCCGGCAGTTCCGGCGCTCGAAGAAGGTGTACGTGGACGCCCACAGCCCGGTCAAGCACCAGAAGGCCTTCATCAAGGCCCAGAAGAAGCAGGCGAAGGGCAAAAACGATGTGGGCGGCGCGCTCGTCGCCACCCTCGGTACCCTGGCCGTGCGGATGCTGACCGACAAGGTGCTGGCCCCCAAGCTGGAGGAAGTGGCGAGCGGTCTGCTCGCCAAGGCCGGCCAGGAGGCTCCGGCCCGCTCCACAACCGCCTCTGTCCGCGCGAGGGCGGACAAGGCGGACGTCACCGCGCGTCCGGTCACGGCGCCGGCAGCGGCGGCTCCGGCGGTGGCGGTCCCCGTGGCGGCCCCGGCGGCCAGTCAGAGCGTGGTGCCGGCTGTGGCGCCCCTCCACCCCGGCGTGGTGGCCCTGCCTGAGAGTCAGGTGGAGGCCAAAGTCGAGGGCACCCCGATTGCCGAAGGCGAGAAGCGGAATCCCAACGCGCGCTGAGCTCTACGGAATGTCAGGCAGCTTCCCAGGTGGAGGCTGCCTTTTTTCTGGCTTTTTTCTGGGCTCCCTTCTGCTGCTTCTTTGGTGACGCGTGGCCTGGGCGCTTTCGCAAGGGCTCTGCTACCCTGCCCCCATGACGGCCACCCGCAGCACCCGGCAGCGCGACGTGATTTCGCGGGTGCTTGCCGGCGCGCAGGGGCCGCTCTCGGTGCCGGAAGTGCTGAAGCGGGCGCAGGTCGAGTTGCCGGGGCTCGGCGTCGCCACCGTGTACCGCACCCTCAAGCTGCTGACCGAGCAGCGGCGCATCCACCCGGTCTTGCTCGACGGCGAGACGCGCTACGAGGTCACCGGACGCGGACACCATCACCACTTCTCCTGCACGGTATGCGCGCGGGTCTTTACCCTCCATACCTGCCCCGTCGCGTTGCCGAGCGGCACGGTGTACCCGGGCGGCTTCGTGGTGGAAGCCCACGAGATCACGCTCTATGGCCGCTGCCCCGATTGTGCACAGACGCCGAGCAGAGCGCCTGAAAACGCCCTGAAACCTGACTAGACAGCTTCTGGTGTCGGGGATAGCCTGCCGCATATGGCTCCCTCCTCCCGCGCCCACCAGCCCCCGGGTCCCCCGCCTCCGGACCCTTCACCACCAGAAGACGCCGACGCGGCGGCGCGGGCGCATTTGGACTTGACCCGCAGCCTGAGTTACGGCGATTACCTGCACCTCGACACCCTGCTCGCCGCCCACCGCCCGGTGACGGGGGCGCACGACGAACACCTCTTCATCGCCGTGCATCACGTCTCGGAGCTCTGGCTTTCCCTGATCGTGCGTGAGTTGCAAGCCGCGATGCCGCTGCTTGCCGCTGGGGTGACTGACGCGCCGCTCAAGGGACTGACCCGGGTTGTCCGCGCGCAGGAGCAACTCACGGGGGCATGGGAGGTCCTCAAGACGATGACGCCCGCCGATTACCTCCAGTTCCGCTCGGCCTTCGGGCAGGCGTCGGGCTTTCAGTCGGCGCAGTACCGGATGGTGGAACTTCTGCTCGGCAACCGCGACCCCGTGCTGCTGCGCCCGCACGCCCACCGCCCTGATCTGTACGCCCCGCTTCAGGCCGCTCTGCACGCGCCGAGCCTCTACGACCTCGCCCTGCGGCTGCTTGCCGCGCGGGGCATTACGCTTCCCGGCGAGGTGCTGGAGCGTGACTTCACGGCCCGCCCCGAGGAGCACCCGGCGGTGCTGGACGCGTGGCTGGCGGTCTACCGCGACCCCGAGCATCACTGGGACCTCTACGAACTCGCCGAGAAGCTCCTCGATGTGGAGGACAACTTCCGGCGCTGGCGCTTCAACCACCTCACCACCGTCGAGCGGACCATCGGGTTCAAACGGGGAAGCGGCGGCACCAGCGGCGCCGGCTACCTGCGCCGGGCGCTGGACGTGGTGCTGTTTCCCGAGCTGTGGCAGGTCCGGACCTCCCTTTAGCTCGGCCTTCGCCGGGCCCCCATGTCCAAGAGGCCCGTCCCTCCTGAGCGGCGCGGCTGTCTGGACGTGGAGGGCCGCCTTTTCTTGACCGCGCCCGCGCAGGCGCGCTACGCTGCGGCTCAGCTTCCGCGTGGAGCCCCCACTTCAGAGCGCCCGAGAGACCTGGCTCGACGACGGCGCGGCAACCGGACCCCATCACGTCACGGTGCCAAGGCCAGCCCCCTGCGCGCGTCAACGATGACCCCAGGCGGGATCAAGCGGGAAGGTTACGCGGCTTTACCTCTGCGCTCCCTTCTCAAGCCATGACCGAGAACGGGGCGCTTTGCCTGTGTTGGCCTGATCTGATTCAGGCGGCCCCCTCCCCATCCGCACCGCTCCAGGTGCACCGGAGGTCCGCCAGTTATGTCCACCACGACACCCGCTTCCGAGAATCAGCTCCAGAACACCTCTGCAAGCCCTTCAGCTCCGGGCGCTCCGATGCACTTCGACACCCTGCAGGTCCACGCCGGCCAGAAGCCCGACCCGACGACTGGCGCGCAGCAGGTGCCGATCTACGCGACCAATTCCTACGTGTTCGAGTCGCCTGAGCACGCCGCCGACCTGTTCGGGCTGCGGGCTTTCGGCAACATCTACAGCCGCATCATGAACCCGACGAACGCGGTGTTCGAAGAGCGGATCGCGGCGCTCGAAGGCGGCGTCGGGGCGCTCGCGGTCTCCAGCGGGCACGCCGCGCAGCTCGTGACGCTCCTCACGCTCGCCCAGGCCGGCGACAACATCGTGTCCACGCCCAACCTGTACGGCGGCACGGTCAACCAGTTCCGGGTGACCCTGAGGCGCCTCGGCATCGAGGTGCGGTTCACCGGCCAGGACGAGCGGCCCGAGGAGTTCGCCGCCCTGATCGATGACCGGACGCGCGCGGTCTACCTCGAAACCATCGGCAACCCGGCCCTGAACATTCCCGACTTCGAGGCCGTCGCCGCCGCCGCCCACGCGCAGGGCGTCGCCGTCGTCGTGGACAACACCTTCGGCGCCGGAGGCTACTACTGCCAGCCGCTGCGGCACGGCGCAAACATCGTCACCCACTCGGCGAGCAAGTGGATCGGCGGGCACGGCAGCGGCATCGGTGGGGTCATCGTGGACGGCGGCAACTTCGACTGGGGGGGCGGGCGTTATCCCCTGATGACCGAGCCGAGCCCGAGCTACCACGGCCTGAAGTTCTGGGAAACCTTCGGAGAAGGCAACGCGCTCGGGTTGCCGAACGTCGCCTTCATCACCCGCGCCCGCACCGAGGGGCTGCGAGACCTCGGCACCACCCTCGCGCCGCAGCAGGCGTGGCAGTTTCTGCAGGGCGTCGAGACCCT
Proteins encoded:
- a CDS encoding sensor histidine kinase; amino-acid sequence: MVPSLPVIFVVSADPAVAAALRAQLPEADVVHLRGGDELLREAHAQLPQVVLLYEKTLGPPLAEVLGILRQRAELAATRWLAVGSVGLGELLLAGADALLGSATPPAALAAQVRTLLRRAQQHLQLGERLGALQGRMDNWEHEERVRDQLVHMLVHDLKNPIAAVMGLLQLVEDDPSLSGESRELLRLCRDESQHLLHLTVNMLDVRKIQAGKMNLRRELMFSPMFEELITLACGDVGSGLRERRVEVEVERDLSPVSADPELLRRVIANLVSNALKHTMGGGLVRLEVGAEPAGIRVSVKDDGEGIPPEDIPNLFAAFEQSRLTLHGRFDTGMGLAFCKMAVEGHGGQIWLDSVRGEGAEFHFTLPYAQNADEDDDFAELLS
- a CDS encoding class I SAM-dependent methyltransferase, whose product is MPLSAQPQERVNSSRARLTPAQRSNFWPPVAAGYALWRARSLTVLSGEELALGREAALFLGLCRPQPGERWLDAGTSAGFYAGVLARAGAQVLAADLSPAMLAVARKREPAPQIEWAELNLEFSGLPSASFDGVTVGATLNETRDPARLLRELARLLRPGGTLWLMYAARTGTPAQERLARLGGLTFPDPAWVERQLPGLRRAAGARFGSVQFERYVGEAEKGATPHAPSR
- a CDS encoding CPBP family intramembrane glutamic endopeptidase, which translates into the protein MSLPPSAPTPTALPDGDAPEFPPPAPAPGIRAVDGNRAALSLLVVQNLVSLICIGIPLERGGETVRLGFGLPLGTSLLISFLVTVALALTAFRPVIAALRADTRWRTPPSWGLSIAVFVLAFLSSRALLLAFVMAFPETADSVPQFLSRGADLVPLVLAAGFLIPFAEEVAFRGLMMRGHERAAGFGVAALATTAAFLLAHGAPASVVGLLPLAYALARVTQHSGSLWNAVIVHALNNALAVGVGIFAQDRLSAAGPEATDLLRDGALRLPLGLGALLFGLTVLVVLHLWLTPRPDPAERSAPGPWLSLAYVVVLGFGLSAALLSLDPVQDALTQLQGALR
- a CDS encoding phytoene/squalene synthase family protein gives rise to the protein MTDLSPFAHAGSGQGLPLPSAAAEHCREITRSHSKTFYLGSRLFPPRQREAVWAVYAACRTGDDIADEGAGPETERHLAEWWARVQGAFGGQPHSDPVSQALAWAASEYSIPLAAFAELHEGLQMDLRGERYRDMDDLTLYCRRVAGVVGFMIAPISGYQGGDATLGHALRLGQAMQLTNILRDVGEDLARGRVYLPETLLDEYGLSRAVLERGVVTSEYRALMRHLAGLAREWYAEGRTGIPCLQGRARIAVLTAARAYEGILDDLERSDYDNFNRRAFVSGRRKLMLLPQVWWELRGAAGPAT
- a CDS encoding phage holin family protein translates to MEERKSMGSALVDVFDAGVVLVKSEIGAVAKKVGEVAKAKGIGVVLLIAAAGPLILGLIFLILAIFYGLIRLGLGAWVAALIIALVSLAVTAGLAMMGLKKLGQEVDTGLPKRRVDMSEIEGKSSQVAVDGKLDPTKSGVPASSLRFPVPAGAGAGVSVPAGAAAATASGSADGYAKVRVEDGSTTVPVYESDPDGRAHMYGDRLNERLEGDSSHGGSHGAAVRSTAGGIPVSTTPTFREDMRREGLDVDDVPRGSS
- a CDS encoding O-acetylhomoserine aminocarboxypropyltransferase/cysteine synthase family protein → MHFDTLQVHAGQKPDPTTGAQQVPIYATNSYVFESPEHAADLFGLRAFGNIYSRIMNPTNAVFEERIAALEGGVGALAVSSGHAAQLVTLLTLAQAGDNIVSTPNLYGGTVNQFRVTLRRLGIEVRFTGQDERPEEFAALIDDRTRAVYLETIGNPALNIPDFEAVAAAAHAQGVAVVVDNTFGAGGYYCQPLRHGANIVTHSASKWIGGHGSGIGGVIVDGGNFDWGGGRYPLMTEPSPSYHGLKFWETFGEGNALGLPNVAFITRARTEGLRDLGTTLAPQQAWQFLQGVETLSLRAERHASNALALASWLAGHPDVARVTYPGLGHHPHYDRAQTYLPRGAGAVLTFELKGGRAAGEAFIRSVRLAQHVANVGDTRTLVIHPASTTHSQLDEVTREAAGVTPGLIRVSVGIEHIGDVLGDFAQALAAAGGSGEEA
- the crtI gene encoding phytoene desaturase family protein encodes the protein MTTLPAPRADLPLPSLTRKRAIIVGAGIGGLSLGIRLQSLGFETTIVERLDGPGGRAYQKRTPDGYVFDMGPTVLTVPHFIEELFALERGHAHLNAPDYPPETLSGERVKEGVSGGPRTSEYVTLVPILPFYRIAFHDGTFFDYDGDPESTRRQIADLAPEDLAGYERFHADAEAIFRRGFLELGYTHFGDVGTMMKVVPDLLRLDAVRTLFSFTSKYFQSDKMRQVFSFETLLVGGNPLSVPAIYAMIHFVEKTWGIHYAMGGTGALVRAFVRKFEELGGVMRYGAGVDEILVTDRRGGPVRFPGRGGRVARGVRLDGGEELTADIVVSNGDWANTYLKRVPAAARVVNSDPRVRAARQSMSLLVIYFGFKDDGGPLPLKHHNILLGPRYEGLLGEIFGKKVLGEDFSQYLHVPTLTDPTLAPAGHHAAYTLVPVPHNASGLDWAVEGPRLVDRAFADIEARGMIPRLRERLTHLEYIDPNYFEQTLDSYLGNAFGPEPMLVQSAYFRPHNRSEDVKNLYLVGAGAQPGGGTPSVMMSAKMTARLIASDFGIHPDVQN
- a CDS encoding tryptophan 2,3-dioxygenase, with translation MAPSSRAHQPPGPPPPDPSPPEDADAAARAHLDLTRSLSYGDYLHLDTLLAAHRPVTGAHDEHLFIAVHHVSELWLSLIVRELQAAMPLLAAGVTDAPLKGLTRVVRAQEQLTGAWEVLKTMTPADYLQFRSAFGQASGFQSAQYRMVELLLGNRDPVLLRPHAHRPDLYAPLQAALHAPSLYDLALRLLAARGITLPGEVLERDFTARPEEHPAVLDAWLAVYRDPEHHWDLYELAEKLLDVEDNFRRWRFNHLTTVERTIGFKRGSGGTSGAGYLRRALDVVLFPELWQVRTSL
- a CDS encoding Fur family transcriptional regulator, giving the protein MTATRSTRQRDVISRVLAGAQGPLSVPEVLKRAQVELPGLGVATVYRTLKLLTEQRRIHPVLLDGETRYEVTGRGHHHHFSCTVCARVFTLHTCPVALPSGTVYPGGFVVEAHEITLYGRCPDCAQTPSRAPENALKPD